The genomic region tctccttGTCCCTGGCAGCCCCTAGCTCTCCTATAGGGGGTCCAATGACCCCAAGAGCCTGCAGAGAAGCCTTGCCAGAGGAACTCACTTTaacctccctctccttcctgtcttctGGTCTCTCCGcacctgtccccacccccactccaagCACAGCCTGGACCACACAGCGGGCTGGGTCCAGGGGCTTGGTGGCTCCCCCTTTCCTAACTGGGTTGGACAAGAGGGAAGATCTGacatttattgggtgcttacTGTGGGCAGAGGCTATGCTGAGCTACGTCTTTTCTGGGGACTGGTTCATCCTGACATTTCAGTGACGCTATGACCCTGTGAGGGAGGCATTCTTAATATCCCCACCTTGGACTCAGGAGAACTGAGACATAGAGTTGGAGACACTTGCCTAGGGTCATCCAGttaagtggctgagctggaatTCAAAGATAGGCCTGTCTGCCCCTTGGGCCAGTGTTTCcctccagaaaaggaaaaagctgCAGTATTTTTTTCCCCCGGGCAGGAGGTGAGGGCTATGGGGGGCAGGGAGTGAAGAGGGGAGGAGCGTGGGGAgtagggggtggaggtggggtatTACACAGGgaagaaactttttctttctaACCTCCCCACTGCCTTTCATATCTTCCAAGTCTGTTCACTATGATCATCCTACCCACAAAGAGGGAGCAGGGCTTCATTTTTGTGTTCCTAAATCCACATGGGAACCATGGATATGTAAAGCACATGTCTTGATGTTCCCTGAACTTGCCCTTGCCCTCGAACTTTTATTTCCCCAGTGCCTTCAGAACTTAGGGAGACTTCATCTCGCAACCAAGTCCCATCCTCAGGctcatgtttttattctttcctttctagcACCCACGGAGGCAGGGAGTTCCCTTTATCCAAGGAGGTGGCTGCCAGCATGGGTGGTGGGGGCCACAGGCTGGAACACTCCTGATGTCAGAAGTGACTGGGCAGGCTGACTGACCACAAGCAGTCTCTCAGCAGGGGCCGTCTCAGAGGCAGCATGAACTCCAGGATTCCGTCTGCTAGGGGCTGGTTCAGCAGCCGCCCACCCACCTTGGAGCCTGCCCTGGAGCCTGCCACAGATGGGCCAGCCTCTGAGACCACCACCCTCAGCCCAGAAGCCACCAGCTTTAATGACACCAGAATCCCTAATGTGGCTGGTGGCTCGGCCGGCGTGGGCACAATGCTTCTGTCCTTTGGGATCATCACAGTGATTGGCCTGGCTGTGGCCATGGTGAGAGCTGGgg from Equus caballus isolate H_3958 breed thoroughbred chromosome 16, TB-T2T, whole genome shotgun sequence harbors:
- the C16H3orf18 gene encoding uncharacterized protein C3orf18 homolog isoform X3: MNSRIPSARGWFSSRPPTLEPALEPATDGPASETTTLSPEATSFNDTRIPNVAGGSAGVGTMLLSFGIITVIGLAVAMAPALDQAFGTTGTRERSSCPVVLSGSGRQVLYIRKKKRPLSPLKAHCRGPAGWCSLT